In Proteiniborus ethanoligenes, a single window of DNA contains:
- a CDS encoding helix-turn-helix domain-containing protein → MNKGLEIKLMRIKANIKAINLAKKLNMSPSKLSLIENGHIKCSEEEYKKAVVILEAEF, encoded by the coding sequence ATGAATAAAGGTTTAGAAATAAAGTTGATGAGAATCAAAGCAAATATTAAAGCAATTAATTTAGCAAAAAAGCTTAATATGAGTCCAAGTAAGCTTTCTTTAATTGAAAATGGACACATCAAGTGTTCGGAAGAAGAGTATAAAAAAGCAGTAGTAATACTAGAAGCAGAGTTTTAA